One genomic region from Drosophila busckii strain San Diego stock center, stock number 13000-0081.31 chromosome 3R, ASM1175060v1, whole genome shotgun sequence encodes:
- the LOC108601495 gene encoding cell cycle checkpoint protein RAD1 → MQHSKQLYEKGIIKNRKMLTQSQYADYKFVCRLDHIKTFYASIKSICFSEFGTLQVSEDGLLITVEQGKSIQATLFIAPAFFSEFYVQDSPSFSIQINVLAECLSLFGLADCSIKMMYKGDGAPLLILLEPHDDEDVSTECAIRTTNVEEPIEYELDPNSSSLNTLFMRGPDFSNIIHELDKAAEEYEFTISPLAPHFKIATVGVMQAESSVEVAKSSDMIILFNCRETTVAHYKSQQIRMTNKALQVATKVAIKTDASGLLELHFMMQSENVEEMYVRFFITPLLDNK, encoded by the exons ATGCAGCATTCGAAGCAGTTATACGAGAAGGGTATCATAAAGAATCGCAAAATGCTAACCCAGTCACAGTATGCAGATTACAAGTTTGTTTGCCGCTTAGATCACATCAAAACATTTTACGCATCCATCAAGTCAATATGTTTCAGTGAG TTTGGCACGCTGCAAGTGAGTGAGGATGGTTTATTGATTACAGTGGAGCAAGGAAAGTCGATACAAGCAACGCTGTTTATAGCTCCTGCCTTTTTTTCAGAATTTTACGTACAGGATTCTCCCAGCTTTAGCATTCAGATCAATGTGCTTGCCGAATGTTTAAGTCTCTTTGGGCTGGCAGATTGCAGCATTAAAATGATGTACAAGGGCGACGGGGCTCCATTACTTATTTTGCTAGAGCCGCACGATGACGAGGATGTGAGTACAGAGTGTGCCATTAGAACCACAAATGTGGAGGAGCCCATTGAGTATGAGCTGGATCCAAACAGTTCAAGCTTAAACACGTTATTTATGCGTGGGCCAGACTTTTCCAATATTATTCACGAGCTCGACAAAGCGGCAGAAGAATACGAGTTTACAATATCACCATTAGCACCACATTTCAAGATAGCTACCGTTGGTGTTATGCAGGCCGAATCAAGTGTCGAGGTCGCTAAAAGCAGTGATATGATTATATTATTCAATTGCCGTGAGACAACAGTGGCCCACTACAAAAGTCAGCAGATACGCATGACTAACAAAGCATTGCAGGTGGCTACCAAGGTGGCTATAAAAACTGATGCCAGCGGTCTGCTGGAGCTGCATTTCATGATGCAGTCGGAAAATGTTGAGGAGATGTACGTTCGTTTTTTTATTACACCACTGTtggataataaataa
- the LOC108602000 gene encoding WD repeat-containing protein 55 homolog isoform X1, with the protein MHTHELFKIPTDDDELADIDDDMVVGVIAEIEQEVLNESDSDDDEYDLVDMDAPEPHIDGRGSSNVSSCSDDSFDPNAVDSDSDDSMYDAEKTADGATNAKRRKEQVTNDANRASGSGTSGGAADLTHLDEDDETDETVRAIIAAIKKPRSAPPEIKLEDFITDICFHPERDIIALATIIGDVHLYEYSNKENKLLRSIEVHAKSCRDVEFSEDGRSLITCSKDKCVMVTDMETEKLKKLYETAHDDAINKIHVLDERLFATGDDAGTVKLWDLRTKDAIFELKEVEDQITQILTNDENKLLLATSADGYLTTYNIGARKLYVQSEPYEEELNCMGIYRGSSKLVAGTSKGRLYTYNWGYFGYHCDMYPGIKSPISLMVPITDRIACVAGEDGNIRACHIAPYRNLGVVGQHNMPIESMDISNNGELLASSSHNNDVRFWNVKYFEDFADIKYNEKHNAYKDKRHNLPSSKCTNVSDFFADMTKENDDDDDDDTAGGDINAAM; encoded by the exons atgcACAC GCATGAGCTTTTTAAAATACCAACGGATGACGACGAGCTTGCCGATATTGATGACGATATGGTAGTTGGTGTTATAGCTGAGATTGAGCAAGAAGTTCTAAACGAATCGGatagcgacgacgacgagtaTGATTTGGTAGATATGGATGCACCAGAGCCGCATATTGATGGGCGCGGAAGCTCAAATGTAAGCAGTTGCAGCGATGACAGTTTTGATCCGAATGCCGTGGACTCTGACTCCGATGATTCTATGTACGATGCAGAGAAGACCGCCGATGGTGCAACGAATGCAAAGCGTCGCAAAGAACAAGTCACAAATGATGCAAACAGAGCTAGTGGCTCTGGTACCAGTGGTGGAGCTGCAGATCTTACACACTTGGACGAAGATGACGAAACTGATGAAACAGTGCGTGCCATTATAGCTGCCATTAAAAAACCCCGTAGTGCGCCACCTGAAATTAAGTTGGAGGATTTCATAACAGACATTTGTTTCCACCCGGAGCGCGACATTATTGCGTTGGCTACCATTATAGGCGATGTACATCTGTATGAGTATTCCAACAAGGAGAATAAGCTATTGCGCTCCATTGAGGTTCATGCTAAATCATGTCGTGATGTTGAATTCAGCGAGGATGGACGTAGTCTCATTACCTGCTCCAAAGACAAGTGTGTTATGGTCACGGACATGGAAACAGAAAAGCTGAAGAAACTGTACGAAACGGCTCACGATGATGCAATCAATAAGATACATGTTCTAGATGAGCGGCTGTTTGCTACTGGTGATGATGCCGGAACTGTTAAACTGTGGGACTTGCGCACCAAGGATGCAATTTTTGAGCTAAAGGAAGTCGAAGATCAAATTACACAAATACTGACCAACGATGAAAACAAGCTGTTGTTGGCCACTAGCGCCGATGGCTATCTCACCACTTATAATATTGGTGCTCGCAAATTGTATGTGCAATCGGAGCCCTATGAAGAAGAGCTAAATTGCATGGGCATTTATCGAGGTAGCTCCAAGTTGGTAGCAGGCACATCAAAGGGTCGATTATACACTTATAATTGGGGTTACTTTGGTTATCATTGTGACATGTATCCGGGTATAAAGAGTCCCATTAGCCTAATGGTGCCCATAACAGATCGCATAGCTTGTGTCGCTGGTGAAGATGGTAACATACGTGCCTGCCACATTGCGCCATATCGCAATTTGGGAGTTGTGGGCCAGCACAATATGCCCATTGAGTCCATGGATATTAGCAATAATGGCGAGCTGTTGGCCTCCTCGTCGCACAACAATGATGTACGTTTCTGGAATGTGAAATACTTTGAGGATTTTGCTGACATCAAATACAATGAGAAGCACAATGCCTACAAAGACAAGAGGCACAATTTGCCATCATCAAAGTGCACAAACGTGTCAGACTTTTTTGCAGATATGACTAAAGagaatgatgatgatgacgacgacgataCAGCTGGTGGAGACATAAATGCAGCAAtgtaa
- the LOC108602000 gene encoding WD repeat-containing protein 55 homolog isoform X2, which produces MHRHELFKIPTDDDELADIDDDMVVGVIAEIEQEVLNESDSDDDEYDLVDMDAPEPHIDGRGSSNVSSCSDDSFDPNAVDSDSDDSMYDAEKTADGATNAKRRKEQVTNDANRASGSGTSGGAADLTHLDEDDETDETVRAIIAAIKKPRSAPPEIKLEDFITDICFHPERDIIALATIIGDVHLYEYSNKENKLLRSIEVHAKSCRDVEFSEDGRSLITCSKDKCVMVTDMETEKLKKLYETAHDDAINKIHVLDERLFATGDDAGTVKLWDLRTKDAIFELKEVEDQITQILTNDENKLLLATSADGYLTTYNIGARKLYVQSEPYEEELNCMGIYRGSSKLVAGTSKGRLYTYNWGYFGYHCDMYPGIKSPISLMVPITDRIACVAGEDGNIRACHIAPYRNLGVVGQHNMPIESMDISNNGELLASSSHNNDVRFWNVKYFEDFADIKYNEKHNAYKDKRHNLPSSKCTNVSDFFADMTKENDDDDDDDTAGGDINAAM; this is translated from the coding sequence atgcacAGGCATGAGCTTTTTAAAATACCAACGGATGACGACGAGCTTGCCGATATTGATGACGATATGGTAGTTGGTGTTATAGCTGAGATTGAGCAAGAAGTTCTAAACGAATCGGatagcgacgacgacgagtaTGATTTGGTAGATATGGATGCACCAGAGCCGCATATTGATGGGCGCGGAAGCTCAAATGTAAGCAGTTGCAGCGATGACAGTTTTGATCCGAATGCCGTGGACTCTGACTCCGATGATTCTATGTACGATGCAGAGAAGACCGCCGATGGTGCAACGAATGCAAAGCGTCGCAAAGAACAAGTCACAAATGATGCAAACAGAGCTAGTGGCTCTGGTACCAGTGGTGGAGCTGCAGATCTTACACACTTGGACGAAGATGACGAAACTGATGAAACAGTGCGTGCCATTATAGCTGCCATTAAAAAACCCCGTAGTGCGCCACCTGAAATTAAGTTGGAGGATTTCATAACAGACATTTGTTTCCACCCGGAGCGCGACATTATTGCGTTGGCTACCATTATAGGCGATGTACATCTGTATGAGTATTCCAACAAGGAGAATAAGCTATTGCGCTCCATTGAGGTTCATGCTAAATCATGTCGTGATGTTGAATTCAGCGAGGATGGACGTAGTCTCATTACCTGCTCCAAAGACAAGTGTGTTATGGTCACGGACATGGAAACAGAAAAGCTGAAGAAACTGTACGAAACGGCTCACGATGATGCAATCAATAAGATACATGTTCTAGATGAGCGGCTGTTTGCTACTGGTGATGATGCCGGAACTGTTAAACTGTGGGACTTGCGCACCAAGGATGCAATTTTTGAGCTAAAGGAAGTCGAAGATCAAATTACACAAATACTGACCAACGATGAAAACAAGCTGTTGTTGGCCACTAGCGCCGATGGCTATCTCACCACTTATAATATTGGTGCTCGCAAATTGTATGTGCAATCGGAGCCCTATGAAGAAGAGCTAAATTGCATGGGCATTTATCGAGGTAGCTCCAAGTTGGTAGCAGGCACATCAAAGGGTCGATTATACACTTATAATTGGGGTTACTTTGGTTATCATTGTGACATGTATCCGGGTATAAAGAGTCCCATTAGCCTAATGGTGCCCATAACAGATCGCATAGCTTGTGTCGCTGGTGAAGATGGTAACATACGTGCCTGCCACATTGCGCCATATCGCAATTTGGGAGTTGTGGGCCAGCACAATATGCCCATTGAGTCCATGGATATTAGCAATAATGGCGAGCTGTTGGCCTCCTCGTCGCACAACAATGATGTACGTTTCTGGAATGTGAAATACTTTGAGGATTTTGCTGACATCAAATACAATGAGAAGCACAATGCCTACAAAGACAAGAGGCACAATTTGCCATCATCAAAGTGCACAAACGTGTCAGACTTTTTTGCAGATATGACTAAAGagaatgatgatgatgacgacgacgataCAGCTGGTGGAGACATAAATGCAGCAAtgtaa